The following are encoded in a window of Psilocybe cubensis strain MGC-MH-2018 chromosome 4, whole genome shotgun sequence genomic DNA:
- a CDS encoding Putative transferase CAF17, mitochondrial, whose protein sequence is MSPPIVRHLLRTTPSVAPILNRAVLSVSGSQATQFLNGLLSSSVQDPPRSQYTSFLHAQGRIMYDLFLYSTSNGYLLEFDSRNSEAPPLLSYLKRHVLRSKVKIRNVTEEYDVWAAWGSLKDHEWESERQWNWARSGAVEPVWDSSHEWPWGTHECVINDRRAVNMGRRMLVRKGEPPQDSATHDTVPSDEYTLHRILHGVPEGVVDIPPMHAFPMDCNLDVMGGLDFRKGCYVGQELTVRTYHTGVIRKRIVPVAIHNNQVLRENPLPDDLEIKPVVVNTERQGPRPRGSGKLLSVHKGVGLALMRLEHLSGVERGDLKLEIESLDQANSAKWEVSPWWPNWWPSSRPEMEQ, encoded by the exons ATGTCTCCACCAATTGTCCGCCATCTGCTGCGGACAACGCCCTCAGTTGCTCCCATACTCAACAGAGCAGTTTTGTCTGTCAGTGGCTCGCAAGCGACACAATTTCTCAATGGCCTTCTGTCTTCCTCAGTTCAAGATCCACCTAGAAGCCAATATACATCGTTCTTGCACGCACAG GGCCGAATCATGTACGACCTATTTCTGTACTCTACATCCAACGGGTATCTCCTGGAGTTTGACTCGAGAAATTCCGAGGCTCCTCCACTGCTATCCTACTTGAAACGACATGTCCTACGCTCAAAGGTGAAGATCAGAAATGTAACTGAGGAATATGACGTTTGGGCAGCATGGGGCTCATTAAAAGATCATGAATGGGAGTCAGAAAGACAGTGGAATTGGGCACGGAGCGGTGCGGTTGAACCCGTATGGGATTCATCGCACGAATGGCCTTGGGGAACACACGAATGCGTAATAAACGACAGAAGAGCTGTTAATATGGGCCGCCGAATGCTTGTAAGGAAGGGAGAACCTC CACAGGACTCGGCCACACACGACACCGTTCCTTCAGATGAATACACCCTTCACAGAATTCTCCATGGTGTTCCAGAAGGGGTCGTAGATATCCCGCCTATGCATGCGTTTCCAATGGATTGTAATCTCGATGTCATGGGTGGAT TGGACTTCCGCAAAGGCTGTTATGTCGGCCAAGAACTTACAGTGCGCACCTACCATACGGGCGTCATTCGAAAACGCATAGTCCCTGTTGCAATTCACAA CAACCAAGTCTTGAGGGAGAACCCTTTACCTGATGATCTTGAAATAAAGCCAGTCGTGGTCAATACAGAGAGGCAAGGTCCGCGTCCCAGAGGATCGGGGAAACTTCTCAGCGTCCATAAGGGTGTTGGCCTGGCATTGATGCGACTAGAACATCTCTCAGGCGTTGAAAGAGGAGACCTCAAGTTGGAGATAGAAAGTTTGGATCAAGCTAATTCAGCCAAGTGGGAGGTTTCGCCGTGGTGGCCAAATTGGTGGCCTTCAAGTCGTCCTGAGATGGAACAGTAG
- a CDS encoding hypothetical protein (Uncharacterized protein C27B12.07), translating into MLLRALPRICRAAPIDSHLSSPKAFVAVSCRDIHTEPLSIGDPPTPESSVSMSPHPHDPSGSGSTPFSSPSSSSGYSGNSTPPKSPPPASNDEAAPSVPVSGVPTTYMANPSFRSPTYSSPPFHTHAFFTALEKTFPEETARSLMRASRALLVDRIGRVRREGLAVKDLDNQAYLFRAALSELRAEMTMNTKNDSAAIRAATAALRREVDRLDVKMKEDIGNLKHEIQMELDSRKNEAKADLKQQDISIEELLNKAVVSVSDLRTDVEEIKWDIMRKTVVTLSGFVVVIIAMMEFQPSQPKSSSRKSIPPPRPDVNIPTEGLERTEWVT; encoded by the exons ATGCTCCTTCGTGCTCTGCCGCGTATTTGTCGCGCCGCACCCATCGACTCGCACCTATCATCACCAAAGGCTTTCGTTGCTGTCTCATGCAGGGATATCCATACAGAACCACTTTCCATTGGGGATCCTCCGACACCGGAGTCGAGTGTCTCCATGTCCCCTCACCCTCATGACCCGTCGGGGTCAGGCTCGACCCCCTTTTCTTCaccatcgtcttcgtcaGGCTACTCAGGAAATTCGACTCCTCCAAAATCACCACCACCGGCGAGCAATGACGAAGCCGCACCGTCAGTCCCCGTTTCCGGGGTTCCGACGACCTACATGGCCAACCCTTCGTTTCGGAGTCCTACGTATTCAAGCCCGCCATTTCATACACACGCTTTCTTTACTGCATTAGAGAAGACATTTCCTGAAGAAACTGCCAGGAGCTTGATGCGTGCATCGCGTGCTCTGCTCGTGGATCGGATAGGGAGGGTGCGGAGAGAAGGCTTAGCGGTCAAGGATCTGGACAAC CAAGCATACCTGTTTCGAGCTGCGCTCTCGGAACTACGAGCTGAAATGACCATGAACACTAAGAACGATTCTGCTGCTATCCGTGCCGCTACTGCGGCCCTCCGGCGCGAGGTAGATCGCCTGGACGTCAAGATGAAAGAAGACATTGGAAATCTCAAGCATGA GATCCAAATGGAACTTGACAGCAGGAAAAACGAGGCGAAAGCAGACCTAAAACAGCAGGATATCAGCATTGAG GAACTATTAAACAAAGCTGTTGTCAGTGTCAGCGACTTGCGAACGGATGTCGAGGAAATCAAGTGGGACATTATGCGTAAAACTGTTG TAACCCTATCAGGATTTGTGGTCGTTATAATCGCCATGATGGAATTTCAGCCTAGTCAACCCAAGTCATCCTCGCGCAAATCGATACCTCCACCCCGACCAGATGTCAATATACCAACAGAAGGGCTGGAAAGAACAGAATGGGTCACTTAG
- a CDS encoding Partner of Y14 and mago: MSRPPLNPEKTVAGITVDPQTLERVIPESRRPDGTVRKQIKIRPGFTPQEDVRRFRGTKQAQMDANALPKGHIIGWAPPPTSTAASNSAGKPLSKSAKKNLKRKEKREKEKEDKADVPENWDDDDDDKPTPTTTKESANAEKPAATTTERTSSTPDATAELSNKLEKLDVK, translated from the exons ATGTCGCGTCCTCCTTTAAATCCTGAAAAGACCGTTGCCGGCATTACAGTTGATCCCCAAACTCTCGAGCGCGTTATCCCAGAATCACGCCGCCCAGATGGAAC TGTTCGCAAACAAATTAAAATCCGACCAGGATTCACACCACAGGAAGACGTTCGTCGGTTCCGCGGGACAAAGCAGGCCCAGATGGATGCAAACGCACTGCCAAAGGGGCATATCATTGGTTGGGCTCCGCCTCCTACAAGCACGGCTGCATCAAATTCGGCTGGAAAGCCCCTATCTAAGAGCGCAAAGAAGAATCTAAAGCGCAAAGAGAaaagggagaaggagaaagaggacaaGGCAGATGTTCCAGAGAActgggatgatgatgatgatgataaacCAACGCCGACTACGACCAAGGAATCAGCGAATGCAGAAAAGCCTGCTGCAACAACGACAGAAAGGACGTCTTCGACACCTGATGCCACAGCGGAGCTATCCAACAAACTTGAGAAGCTTGACGTCAAATAG
- a CDS encoding Cytochrome c oxidase assembly factor 5, with protein MASSCQNLIAALKDCLKYTDCVLKDGRKPSECLKNHFDELPEECQSLRKATFECKRSMLDMRKRFRGNIVGTQFEFTPRTPPSIPSSDPPATSSPT; from the exons ATGGCTTCGTCTTGCCAAAACCTTATTGCTGCCCTCAAAGATTGTCTCAAGTATACCGACTGTGTGCTTAAAGACGGGCGCAAACCTTCCGAATGTCTCAAAAATCATTTTGACGAGTTGCCAGAAGAGTGCCAGTCTTTGCGGAAAGCTACGTTCGAGTGTAAACGAAGCATG CTGGATATGAGAAAGCGTTTCCGAGGGAACATCGTTGGTACACAGTTCGAATTCACCCCGAGAACGCCACCTTCAATACCCTCATCTGACCCCCCGGCAACCTCTTCTCCTACCTAA
- a CDS encoding Disulfide-bond oxidoreductase YfcG: MSTTTDKPITLYTAGTPNGHPVSVILEELKAINPAVDYNVVKIDISKNTQKEDWFIKMNPNGRIPVIVDHARNNFPVFETSAILLYLAQHYDKNHEFWFDAEKDPDNYSELLQWIFFAHGGVGPMQGQSNHFNRYAPEDIPYAKKRYLEETKRLYGVLEIRLKDRDYLAGSGRGKYTVADIKTVTWVRIHKFAGVEDLEAWPAVKAWVARCLERPAVQTGIQIP; this comes from the exons ATGTCTACCACTACCGACAAGCCCATTACACTTTACACGGCTGGCACTCCTAACGGCCATCCAGTTTCAGTCATtcttgaagagttgaaggCGATTAACCCTGCCGTTGACTACAA TGTCGTCAAAATCGACATTTCAAAGAACACCCAGAAA GAGGATTGGTTTATCAAAATGAATCCTAACGGAAGAATCCCTGTGATAGTCGACCATGCCCGTAACAATTTCCCCGTCTTTGAAACATCCGCCATTTTGCTCTACCTTGCCCAACACTACGATAAAAACCATGAATTCTGGTTCGATGCGGAGAAGGATCCTGACAACTACAGTGAACTGTTACAGTGGATATTTTTTGCA CACGGGGGTGTAGGCCCAATGCAAGGTCAAT CCAACCATTTCAACCGATATGCACCGGAAGATATTCCATACGCCAAGAAGC GCTACCTTGAAGAGACGAAGCGCCTTTATGGCGTACTTGAGATACGTCTGAAGGACCGTGATTATCTTGCAGGTTCCGGGAGGGGAAAGTATACTGTTGCTGATATCAAAACGGTTACCTG GGTCCGCATCCATAAATTTGCGGGAGTCGAGGACCTTGAGGCCTGGCCGGCCGTCAAG GCATGGGTGGCCCGATGCTTGGAAAGGCCTGCAGTCCAGACGGGTATTCAGATTCCCTAA
- a CDS encoding GPN-loop GTPase 3 has product MRYAVLITGPAGAGKSTFTRAYLNHLRLQKRTAHLVNLDPAASPTSFEVEPVIDIKDLVSLEDVMTELEYGPNGGLVYCFEYLMQNMDWLEEELGGFEDDYLVFDCPGQIELYTHHPFLPTLVQNLTRLGVRVCATYLIESQFMEDRYKFFSGVLSAMSAMVNLEIPWINIMSKMDLVTTNPDNKSAGARNGLRRRKDIARYLDPDPLLLATRRGQEGNTPNPRFHALNQAIVQLIEDHPLVSFLPLDLTNPDSLETVISHIDFTMQYGEDEEPKEPHDLDEGDFHDME; this is encoded by the exons ATGCGGTACGCCGTTCTCATCACAGGCCCTGCTGGGGCCGGGAAATCAACCTTTACACGCGCGTATTTAAATCATCTGAGACTCCAGAAGCGGACGGCCCATCTGGTAAACCTCGATCCAGCTGCTTCACCGACAAGCTTCGAGGTCGAACCTGTAATTGACATCAAGGATCTCGTCAGTCTCGAAGACGTCATGACTGAGCTCGAGTATGGTCCCAACGGTGGTCTGGTGTACTGCtttga GTATTTAATGCAAAACATGGATTGGCTAGAGGAAGAACTGGGCGGGTTCGAAGATGATTATCTTGTCTTTGACTGTCCAG GCCAAATTGAACTTTATACGCATCATCCGTTCCTTCCAACCCTTGTGCAAAACCTGACTAGACTAGGCGTCCGAGTCTGTGCTACGTATCTTATAGAATCACAATTTATGGAAGATCGTTACAAATTTTTCAG TGGTGTCCTGTCTGCTATGTCTGCCATGGTTAACCTAGAAATACCGTGGATCAACATCATGTCCAAGATGGATTTAGTAACGACAAATCCAGACAACAAATCGGCAGGCGCAAGGAACGGCCTTAGGCGACGAAAAGACATTGCTCG TTACCTTGATCCAGATCCCCTGCTACTTGCTACCCGTCGGGGACAGGAAGGCAACACACCGAACCCTCGTTTCCATGCCCTAAATCAAGCCATAGTTCAATTG ATTGAAGACCACCCGCTAGTTTCTTTTCTGCCGCTGGATCTAACCAACCCTGATTCATTGGAAACGGTGATCAGCCACATCGATTTTACCATGCAATAtggagaggacgaggaacCCAAAGAG CCCCATGACTTAGATGAGGGAGATTTCCATGACATGGAGTAG